One Bacillus sp. SM2101 genomic window carries:
- a CDS encoding sigma-70 family RNA polymerase sigma factor, producing MNITENNVVQQIKRKNEKAITFIINQHGGLLTAIIKRHVNYHQQDYEECLDDVLLSIWNNIDSFDTTKNSFKQWIAAIAKYKAIDYQRRQLTIQNQQFSVSDIDESMVMTKQSPEISFVEDLLEQLSCSERKIFEKYYLEGTPSSEIAKEFDAKESWIYNKLSRGRKKLKRFSKNKV from the coding sequence TTGAACATCACAGAGAACAATGTTGTACAACAAATAAAGAGGAAAAATGAAAAAGCAATTACTTTTATTATTAATCAGCATGGCGGTTTACTTACAGCTATTATTAAACGTCATGTAAATTATCATCAGCAAGATTATGAAGAATGCCTTGATGATGTTTTATTATCGATATGGAACAATATAGATTCCTTCGATACTACGAAAAATTCATTTAAACAATGGATTGCAGCGATTGCAAAGTATAAAGCAATTGACTATCAAAGGAGACAACTCACTATACAAAATCAGCAATTTTCAGTTTCAGATATTGATGAATCCATGGTAATGACAAAACAGTCACCAGAAATAAGCTTTGTTGAGGATTTACTTGAACAGTTGTCGTGTAGTGAAAGGAAAATATTCGAAAAATATTATTTAGAAGGCACTCCTTCAAGTGAAATAGCAAAAGAATTTGATGCTAAAGAGTCTTGGATTTATAACAAGCTTTCCAGAGGGCGTAAAAAGCTTAAACGTTTTTCAAAAAATAAAGTTTGA